From a single Chiloscyllium plagiosum isolate BGI_BamShark_2017 chromosome 27, ASM401019v2, whole genome shotgun sequence genomic region:
- the pou3f1 gene encoding POU domain, class 3, transcription factor 1: MATTASAHYIPRNNSLHSNSLVHPDSDRMHPGTTYREVQKMVQSDYLHGLSGSGHPISHSHQWLSSVTDGAPWVTASHLGQPDPGKASVQAPPRDDLGNGLHHRAHHMVHQQSHGSHPGAAWGPAAPPPPPPPPPPPPPIPGMPPSSNGHQPLIYSQPGFSSLNGMLSPATPSLHHGLTDALHEDPGGHDGHPEHPAPHHPEHSDEDAPTSDDLEHFAKQFKQRRIKLGFTQADVGLALGTLYGNVFSQTTICRFEALQLSFKNMCKLKPLLNKWLEETDSTSGSPTSIDKIAAQGRKRKKRTSIEIGVKGALENHFLKCPKPSAHEISSLADSLQLEKEVVRVWFCNRRQKEKRMTPAGIPGHPGMEDVYSQRDTPPLHHTLQTPVQ; this comes from the coding sequence ATGGCCACCACAGCTTCGGCTCACTACATCCCCAGGAATAACTCGCTCCACTCCAACTCGTTGGTGCACCCGGACTCGGACAGGATGCATCCAGGGACAACCTACCGGGAGGTGCAGAAGATGGTGCAGAGTGACTACCTGCACGGCCTGAGCGGCAGCGGGCACCCCATCTCCCACAGCCACCAGTGGCTGTCCTCGGTGACGGACGGCGCGCCCTGGGTCACCGCCTCCCACCTGGGGCAGCCGGATCCCGGCAAGGCCAGCGTGCAGGCGCCGCCGAGGGACGACCTGGGCAACGGGCTGCACCACCGAGCGCACCACATGGTGCACCAGCAGAGCCACGGCAGCCACCCCGGGGCGGCGTGGGGGCCGGCGGCTCCTCCGCCACCGCcaccgccgccgccgccgccgcctccCATCCCCGGGATGCCTCCTTCGTCCAACGGGCACCAGCCGCTCATCTACTCGCAGCCGGGCTTCAGCAGCCTCAACGGCATGCTGAGCCCGGCCACGCCGAGCCTCCACCACGGCCTGACGGACGCTCTCCACGAGGACCCGGGCGGTCACGACGGCCACCCGGAGCACCCCGCGCCGCACCACCCGGAGCACTCGGACGAGGACGCCCCCACCTCGGATGACTTGGAGCACTTTGCAAAGCAGTTCAAACAAAGGCGGATCAAGCTGGGCTTCACCCAGGCGGACGTGGGCTTAGCCCTGGGCACTCTGTACGGCAACGTCTTCTCTCAGACCACCATCTGCAGGTTCGAAGCCCTGCAGCTCAGCTTCAAGAACATGTGCAAACTGAAGCCGCTGCTGAACAAGTGGCTGGAGGAGACCGACTCGACCTCAGGGAGCCCCACCAGCATAGACAAGATCGCCGCGCAGGGACGGAAGAGGAAGAAGCGGACGTCTATAGAGATTGGGGTGAAAGGGGCGTTGGAGAACCACTTCTTAAAGTGCCCCAAGCCCTCCGCTCATGAGATCAGCAGCTTGGCTGACAGCCTGCAGTTGGAAAAAGAGGTGGTCAGAGTTTGGTTTTGTAACAGAAGACAGAAGGAAAAGCGAATGACCCCGGCCGGAATCCCCGGCCACCCAGGTATGGAGGATGTATATTCACAAAGGGACACTCCGCCGCTTCATCACACACTTCAGACCCCTGTCCAATGA